Proteins encoded in a region of the Paucibacter sediminis genome:
- a CDS encoding MFS transporter yields the protein MHNSFIERPSLAPGRHARAGRWRGAAIGAYGLLVLIIATVFGALDRQILVLLAEPMRQSLQLTDTKLGLLQGAGITLFAGVAAVPVGWLADRYGRRSVLAACVLVWAAATAACGMATDFPALFLAAAGLGIGEAGLSPIVFGLIPEIVSPRRRVLANGIYALAAIFGAGLGIALSGAMVQSLDALRPLLPTALQGLESWRLAFLVVALPGPLVALAVLLIRLHPQRVDSHAAVTANARPALRDYARAHLRCMVGVFGGSGLAGLGLAASGNWLPIIATRSFGAPAGAVGQGMGLAYLLGTAAGATLGALGVRLLGRRLGLALPLRVIAVGSAVAALAAALMPLAQSVGALYLLFGVQVTALIAGSVLLPTLLQDMTPAALRSRLIAIGSVVTVLLSALSPVLVGAMSDLLSARPQGLLMAVAGVGALAFALAALLMKGAEQAFVHTVQTIHPDLVRPDPI from the coding sequence ATGCATAACTCATTCATTGAGCGCCCATCGCTGGCGCCCGGCCGGCACGCGCGCGCTGGCCGCTGGCGCGGCGCTGCGATCGGCGCCTACGGCCTGCTGGTGCTGATCATCGCCACCGTGTTCGGTGCGCTGGATCGCCAGATCCTGGTGCTGCTGGCCGAGCCGATGCGGCAGTCGCTGCAGCTCACCGACACCAAGCTGGGCCTGCTGCAGGGCGCCGGCATCACCTTGTTCGCGGGCGTGGCGGCGGTGCCGGTGGGCTGGCTGGCCGACCGCTATGGCCGGCGCAGCGTGCTGGCCGCCTGCGTGCTGGTATGGGCCGCGGCCACGGCGGCCTGCGGCATGGCCACCGACTTTCCCGCGCTGTTCCTGGCCGCGGCCGGCCTGGGTATCGGCGAGGCCGGCCTCTCGCCCATCGTCTTCGGCCTGATCCCCGAGATCGTGTCGCCACGCCGTCGCGTGCTGGCGAACGGCATTTACGCGCTGGCGGCGATCTTCGGTGCGGGACTGGGCATTGCGCTGAGCGGCGCCATGGTGCAGAGCCTGGACGCGCTGCGCCCGCTGCTGCCCACCGCCCTGCAGGGGCTGGAGTCCTGGCGCCTGGCCTTCCTGGTGGTGGCGCTGCCGGGGCCGCTGGTGGCGCTGGCGGTGCTGCTGATACGCCTGCATCCGCAGCGCGTTGACAGCCACGCCGCCGTCACCGCCAACGCCCGCCCGGCGCTGCGCGACTATGCGCGCGCCCATCTGCGCTGCATGGTGGGCGTGTTCGGTGGCTCGGGCCTGGCCGGCCTGGGCCTGGCGGCCAGCGGCAACTGGCTGCCCATCATTGCCACGCGCAGCTTCGGCGCCCCCGCCGGCGCGGTGGGCCAGGGCATGGGCCTGGCCTATCTGCTCGGCACCGCGGCCGGCGCCACGCTGGGCGCGCTCGGTGTCAGGCTGCTGGGCCGACGCCTGGGCCTGGCGCTGCCGTTGCGCGTCATCGCGGTCGGCTCGGCCGTCGCCGCGCTGGCGGCCGCCCTCATGCCGCTGGCGCAGAGCGTGGGCGCGCTCTATCTGCTGTTCGGCGTGCAGGTGACGGCGCTGATCGCCGGCAGCGTGCTGCTGCCGACCCTGCTGCAGGACATGACCCCGGCGGCGCTGCGCTCGCGCCTGATCGCCATCGGCAGCGTGGTGACGGTGCTGCTGAGTGCGCTGAGCCCGGTGCTGGTGGGTGCCATGTCCGACCTGCTGAGCGCCAGGCCGCAGGGCCTGCTGATGGCGGTGGCGGGCGTCGGTGCGCTCGCCTTCGCGCTCGCCGCGCTGCTGATGAAGGGCGCCGAGCAGGCCTTCGTCCACACCGTCCAAACCATCCATCCCGATCTGGTCCGGCCGGACCCGATCTGA
- a CDS encoding TonB-dependent receptor domain-containing protein, producing the protein MNPMTRLNPMARLALSCALLVGAAVQAQPRSFDIAAGELKAALDAYAAQSGTQLIYKIEDVRGRSSKGLKRSASAEDALLQLLEGTPLSVRRDVSGAVVIFVEPPPNPEKRVQDEVSTLGTVVVSASRRREPVREVPMQVNVIGGERLNRDGARSLSDYLANEAGIDVKSSGGAGVGAVSIRGVSTGAQTIATVGIYVDDVAFGTSGPYANGGQMALDMGSLDLNHIEVLRGPQGTLYGAGAMGGLLKYVTNEPDTYELSGKLSLGSSTTRGGRASHALGAVVNVPLKEDVAGLRVSAFDDRVGGSTDTVGPAGRADSDGGNTHGARVSLQVAPGNRLKLRLTGTTQQISRDGTDFVDYEVSGRPVEGDRLRRLRAGEPYRVKIELLSADLEYDFGWARFNAIGSKQRIRSELNLDLSAGYLPLLQSLGLSLGSTPVSNALALDKSTQELRLTSKGDKQLEWLAGLYIDHERSDNQQAVTSSLPDGTPGPLLATAALPAEYRELALYGDLTWKFEHGLALTGGLRVARNKQHYVQHSDGLMLGGAQSIDANSSDTSRTWLLTARYALDARSDLYARAATGYRPGGPNAVLRSATTGEPLAPPTFQPDTLTSVEAGYKADLLDKRLSLEAALFDIRWKDLQQFMPVNGVSVIVNAGAAHVRGAELAASWRPDEHWTLAGNAALIDAKLSEDAPGLGAAAGARLPSSARFAATLSASYAFALAGYPSYLGLTQRYVGQRNAGFEGSAAMPLYRLPAYAMTDLQAGIDFKRASLALFVRNLFDKPAQLGSISAVQALGGPAWVSLARPRTLGATLTLPF; encoded by the coding sequence ATGAACCCGATGACTCGCTTGAATCCCATGGCCCGCCTGGCCCTGAGCTGCGCGCTGCTGGTTGGCGCCGCCGTGCAGGCGCAGCCGCGCTCCTTCGACATCGCCGCCGGCGAGCTGAAGGCGGCCCTCGATGCCTATGCGGCGCAATCGGGCACACAACTGATCTACAAGATCGAGGATGTGCGGGGCCGCAGCAGCAAGGGCCTCAAACGCAGCGCCTCGGCCGAGGACGCGCTGCTGCAGCTGCTCGAGGGCACGCCGCTGTCGGTGCGGCGCGATGTCTCGGGCGCGGTGGTGATCTTTGTCGAGCCTCCGCCCAATCCCGAGAAGCGCGTGCAGGACGAGGTGAGCACGCTGGGCACCGTGGTGGTCAGCGCGAGCCGGCGCCGCGAGCCGGTGCGCGAGGTGCCGATGCAGGTGAATGTGATCGGGGGCGAGCGGCTCAACCGCGACGGCGCCAGGAGCCTGAGCGACTATCTCGCCAACGAGGCCGGCATCGACGTCAAGAGCTCCGGCGGGGCCGGCGTGGGCGCGGTGAGCATCCGTGGCGTCAGCACCGGTGCGCAGACGATCGCCACCGTGGGCATCTATGTCGACGACGTCGCCTTCGGTACCAGCGGCCCCTACGCGAACGGCGGGCAAATGGCGCTGGACATGGGCTCGCTGGACCTGAACCACATCGAGGTCCTGCGCGGCCCGCAGGGCACGCTGTACGGCGCCGGCGCGATGGGCGGGCTGCTCAAGTACGTGACCAACGAGCCCGACACCTACGAGCTCTCCGGCAAGCTCAGCCTGGGCAGCTCGACGACCCGCGGTGGCCGTGCCAGCCATGCGCTCGGCGCGGTCGTCAACGTGCCGCTGAAGGAGGATGTGGCGGGCCTGCGCGTCTCCGCCTTTGACGACCGGGTGGGCGGCAGCACCGACACCGTGGGGCCGGCCGGCCGTGCCGACAGCGATGGCGGCAACACCCATGGCGCGCGCGTCTCGCTGCAGGTGGCGCCGGGCAACCGCCTGAAACTGCGCCTGACCGGTACGACCCAGCAGATCAGCCGTGACGGCACCGATTTTGTCGACTATGAGGTCAGCGGCCGCCCCGTCGAGGGCGACCGCCTGCGCCGTCTGCGCGCGGGCGAGCCTTACCGGGTCAAGATCGAGCTGCTCTCTGCCGATCTCGAATACGACTTCGGTTGGGCGCGCTTCAACGCCATCGGCTCGAAGCAGAGAATCCGCTCCGAGCTGAATCTCGACCTCAGTGCCGGCTATCTGCCGCTGCTGCAGAGCCTGGGCCTGAGCCTGGGCAGCACGCCGGTGAGCAATGCGCTGGCGCTGGACAAGAGCACGCAGGAACTGCGGCTGACCTCCAAGGGTGACAAGCAGCTCGAGTGGCTGGCCGGCCTCTACATTGACCACGAGCGCAGTGACAACCAGCAGGCCGTCACCAGCAGCCTGCCCGATGGCACGCCCGGCCCGCTGTTGGCGACGGCCGCGCTGCCGGCCGAGTACCGCGAGCTGGCGCTCTACGGTGACCTGACCTGGAAGTTCGAGCATGGCCTGGCGCTGACCGGCGGGCTGCGCGTGGCGCGCAACAAGCAGCACTATGTGCAGCACTCCGACGGGCTGATGCTGGGCGGTGCGCAGTCCATCGACGCCAACTCCAGCGACACCAGCCGCACCTGGCTGTTGACGGCCCGCTACGCGCTGGATGCGCGCAGCGACCTGTATGCGCGCGCCGCCACCGGCTACCGCCCCGGCGGCCCAAACGCGGTGCTGCGCAGCGCGACCACCGGCGAACCGCTGGCGCCGCCCACCTTCCAGCCCGACACGCTCACCAGCGTGGAAGCCGGCTACAAGGCCGATCTGCTGGACAAGCGCCTGTCGCTCGAGGCGGCGCTGTTCGACATCCGCTGGAAGGACTTGCAGCAGTTCATGCCGGTGAACGGCGTGTCGGTGATCGTGAATGCCGGTGCCGCCCATGTGCGCGGTGCCGAGCTGGCGGCCAGCTGGCGGCCCGATGAGCACTGGACCCTGGCCGGCAACGCCGCCCTCATCGACGCCAAGCTCAGCGAGGATGCACCGGGCCTCGGCGCCGCGGCCGGCGCGCGCCTGCCCAGCAGCGCCCGCTTTGCGGCCACGCTCAGCGCCAGCTACGCCTTTGCCCTGGCCGGCTATCCCAGCTATCTGGGGCTGACCCAGCGCTACGTGGGCCAGCGCAATGCCGGCTTCGAAGGCAGCGCCGCCATGCCGCTGTACCGCCTGCCCGCCTATGCGATGACCGACCTGCAGGCCGGCATCGATTTCAAGCGCGCCAGCCTGGCCCTGTTCGTGCGCAACCTGTTCGACAAGCCTGCCCAGCTCGGGTCTATCAGCGCGGTGCAGGCGCTGGGCGGCCCCGCCTGGGTCTCGCTGGCGCGGCCGCGCACGCTGGGCGCCACGCTGACCCTGCCGTTCTAA
- a CDS encoding RNA polymerase sigma factor: MTQDELSAWFVDQVLPLEGVLERYLRRNWRDGDEIADLRQEVYARVFDGCAQGQPDSAQAFVLSTARNLLIDRARRAQIVDIETFADMDALAPTIDELSPERHLAARSELRLLQRALELLPARCREVVELRKVEGLSQREVAARMGISEDTVEKQVSKGVRALALALQATGLGGAAWAAAQALQRRGRTTQ; the protein is encoded by the coding sequence TTGACACAAGATGAGCTGAGCGCCTGGTTCGTCGACCAGGTGCTGCCGCTGGAGGGCGTGCTCGAACGCTATCTGCGCCGCAACTGGCGCGATGGCGACGAGATCGCTGACCTGCGCCAGGAGGTGTATGCGCGCGTCTTCGACGGCTGCGCCCAGGGCCAGCCCGACTCGGCCCAGGCCTTTGTGCTGTCCACCGCCCGCAACCTGCTGATCGACCGCGCACGCCGCGCCCAGATCGTCGACATCGAGACGTTTGCCGACATGGACGCACTCGCGCCCACCATCGACGAACTCAGCCCGGAGCGCCATCTGGCGGCGCGCAGCGAGCTGCGCCTGCTGCAGCGTGCGCTTGAGCTACTGCCGGCGCGCTGCCGCGAGGTGGTGGAGCTGCGCAAGGTCGAGGGCCTGTCGCAGCGCGAGGTGGCGGCGCGCATGGGGATCAGCGAAGACACGGTAGAAAAGCAGGTGTCCAAGGGCGTGCGCGCCCTGGCCCTGGCCTTGCAGGCCACCGGCCTGGGCGGCGCCGCCTGGGCCGCGGCGCAGGCCTTGCAGCGCAGGGGACGGACCACACAATGA
- a CDS encoding FecR family protein — protein MSSELTSIEARAAGWIAERDRAGSAWPAERQAALEAWLNAATAHRVAWLRLDQAWRRADRLRALQAAPSPVSSRPSPRPWWQQQRRAIGGALAGLGLLALVLAVQVVAPLRGNDAQSYATARGQREAVALADGSRLTLNTATKLRTAVTAKQREVWLEQGEAFFDIAHDASRPFVVHAGRQTVTVLGTKFSLLREGERLRVAVLEGRVQVQAEQSRPAVLVRDDTAVAEASNVLVSRQTSQQVNAALSWLQGKLVFDQVSLAEAASQFNRYNRKQLVITDAAAARIGIGGVFDANNAEAFARLLHAGFGLQVQVSEEEIRVSSASAS, from the coding sequence ATGAGCAGCGAACTGACATCGATCGAAGCGCGCGCGGCCGGCTGGATTGCCGAGCGCGACCGCGCCGGCAGCGCCTGGCCGGCCGAGCGCCAGGCCGCGCTGGAGGCCTGGCTCAACGCCGCCACCGCACACCGCGTGGCCTGGCTGCGCCTGGACCAGGCCTGGCGCCGCGCCGACCGGCTGCGCGCGCTGCAAGCCGCGCCGAGCCCGGTCAGCAGCAGGCCCAGCCCCAGGCCCTGGTGGCAGCAGCAGCGGCGCGCCATCGGCGGGGCGCTCGCCGGGCTGGGCCTGCTCGCCCTCGTGCTGGCGGTGCAGGTCGTGGCGCCGCTGCGCGGCAACGACGCGCAGAGCTACGCCACCGCACGCGGCCAGCGCGAGGCCGTGGCGCTGGCCGACGGTTCGCGCCTGACCCTCAATACCGCCACCAAGCTGCGCACCGCCGTGACCGCCAAGCAGCGCGAAGTCTGGCTGGAGCAGGGCGAGGCCTTCTTCGATATTGCCCACGATGCCAGCCGCCCCTTCGTGGTCCATGCCGGCCGCCAGACCGTCACCGTGCTGGGCACCAAGTTCTCGCTGCTGCGCGAGGGCGAACGCCTGCGCGTGGCGGTGCTGGAGGGGCGCGTGCAGGTGCAGGCCGAACAGAGCCGCCCCGCCGTGCTGGTGCGCGACGACACCGCGGTGGCCGAGGCCAGCAATGTGCTGGTCAGCCGGCAGACCAGCCAGCAGGTGAACGCCGCGCTGAGCTGGCTGCAGGGCAAGCTGGTGTTCGACCAGGTCAGCCTGGCCGAGGCGGCCAGCCAGTTCAACCGTTACAACCGCAAGCAGCTCGTCATCACCGATGCGGCCGCCGCCAGGATAGGCATCGGCGGGGTGTTTGACGCCAACAATGCCGAAGCCTTCGCGCGCCTGCTGCACGCGGGCTTTGGGCTGCAGGTGCAGGTGAGTGAGGAGGAAATCCGTGTCAGCAGCGCTTCGGCTTCCTGA